A single window of Neurospora crassa OR74A linkage group VII, whole genome shotgun sequence DNA harbors:
- a CDS encoding ATP-dependent RNA helicase dbp-3: protein MSSTKKHSRSEGEEKDARLAKKVKTDETPVDGEVKKERKKDKKEKKDKKEKKDKKSKKEKKDQDESPATESTEDVSMPDAAAEPVADKKEKKEKKDKKEKKDKKEKKAKKSDESTTEESTSASKATTNGTTTPAASTNGAYTYKQADALSALPESEIETFLKEKEIVIKDPSSSNLRPIMNFSQLPQSNLISKNPFAAYTNPTPIQSASWPFSLSGRDVIGIAETGSGKTMAFSLPCVESLASRPKPKFNSRDRTAHPRAVIVSPTRELAMQTHAALSGLASLVGLSAVCIFGGSDKNEQRNLLYKNNGVDIITATPGRLKDFLSEGSISLANVSFAVLDEADRMLDRGFSEDIKLILSGCPPKEQRQTLMFTATWPLDIQKLAESYMINPAQVTIGHRTRAGGDGEGNGNIELQANSRIEQKVEVVDPRGKEFRLYELLKEAQKGSQKDDRILVFCLYKKEAVRVEQFLSRKGIKVASIHGDLRQDQRTRSLEAFKSGTTTVLVATDVAARGLDIPEVKLVINVTFPLTIEDYVHRIGRTGRAGKLGKAITLFTEHDKAHSGSLVNILRAAKQPVPEELLKFGTTVKKKAHDAYGSFYKDIDPNKKATKITFD from the exons ATGTCTTCCACCAAGAAGCACTCCCGgagcgagggcgaggagaaggatgcCCGTCTCGCCAAGAAGGTCAAGACCGACGAGACCCCCGTCGACGgcgaggtgaagaaggagaggaagaaggacaagaaggaaaagaaagacaagaaggagaagaaggataagaagtccaagaaggaaaagaaggaccaGGACGAATCACCAGCCACCGAGTCCACCGAGGATGTCTCCATGCccgatgccgccgccgagccCGTAgccgacaagaaggaaaagaaggaaaagaaggacaagaaggagaaaaaggataagaaggagaagaaggccaagaagtcTGACGAGTCCACGACCGAGGAGTCAACCAGCGCTTCCaaggccaccaccaacggcaccaccactcccGCCGCCTCTACCAACGGCGCCTACACCTACAAGCAGGCCGATGCCCTCAGCGCTCTCCCCGAGTCCGAGATCGAGACCTTCCttaaggagaaggagattgTCATCAAGGATCCTTCCTCCAGCAACCTCCGCCCCATCATGAACTTCTCCCAGCTCCCTCAGTCCAACCTCATCTCCAAGAACCCCTTCGCAGCCTACACGAACCCGACCCCCATCCAGTCCGCTTCCTGGCCCTTCTCGCTCTCCGGCCGCGATGTCATTGGTATCGCCGAGACCGGTTCCGGCAAGACCATGGCCTTCTCCCTGCCCTGCGTCGAGTCGCTGGCCTCGCGCCCCAAGCCCAAGTTCAACAGCCGCGACCGCACCGCCCACCCCCGCGCCGTCATCGTCTCGCCCACCCGCGAACTCGCCATGCAGACCCACGCCGCCCTTTCCGGCCTCGCCTCCCTGGTCGGTCTGTCGGCCGTGTGCATCTTTGGTGGCTCCGACAAGAACGAGCAGCGCAACCTCCTCTACAAGAACAACGGTGTCGacatcatcaccgccaccCCCGGCCGTCTCAAGGATTTCTTGTCCGAGGGCTCCATCTCGCTGGCCAACGTCAGCTTCGCCGTGCTCGACGAGGCCGACCGCATGCTCGACCGCGGTTTCTCCGAGGACATCAAGCTCATCCTGAGCGGCTGCCCGCCCAAGGAGCAGCGCCAGACGCTCATGTTCACGGCCACTTGGCCCCTGGACATCCAGAAGCTCGCCGAGAGCTACATGATCAACCCCGCCCAGGTCACCATCGGCCACAGGACACGTGCCGGTGGCGATGGTGAGGGTAACGGAAACATCGAGCTGCAGGCCAACAGCCGTATCGAGCagaaggttgaggttgtcgaCCCCCGCGGCAAGGAGTTCAGGTTGTACGAGCTCCTTAAGGAGGCTCAGAAGGGCAGCCAGAAGGACGACAGGATATTGGTTTTCTGCCTGTACAAGAAGGAGGCCGTTCGCGTTGAGCAGTTCCTTTCTCGCAAGGGCATCAAGGTGGCTAGCATTCACGGTGACTTGAGGCAGGATCAGCGCACGCGCAGTTTGGAGGCGTTCAAGTCTGGTACTACCACCGTCTTGGTCGCTACTGATGTTGCTGCCCGTGGTCTGGATATCCCCGAGGTCAAGCTCGTCATCAACGTTACT TTCCCCTTGACCATCGAGGACTACGTCCACCGTATCGGTCGTACTGGCCGTGCCGGTAAGCTGGGCAAGGCCATTACTCTCTTTACCGAGCACGACAAGGCCCACTCCGGATC CCTCGTCAACATTCTCAGAGCCGCAAAGCAGCCCGTGCCCGAGGAGCTCCTCAAGTTCGGCACCACCgttaagaagaaggcccaCGACGCTTATGGCTCTTTCTACAAGGACATTGACCCGAACAAGAAGGCGACCAAGATCACGTTCGATTAA
- a CDS encoding DUF907 domain-containing protein, with product MKLWSARPLAVLASLATLVAPSLARDRELHSNSLAACQENSGFTASLFDVIFFPDNGTVNINMLATSSIQGYVVFDIRILAYGYQIMHEVLDPCNIGVGLGGLCPMNAGKMGNPFRLELGPEVKDRIPGIAYTFPDLDATVKVYVNMTDGELAGETVACIEANVSNGMTVDLVGVKWATWAVVFLGILSSALLSGLGYANAASHVASNTLSLYGYFQAQAMIGLCGVHLPPAVRAWTQDFVWSMGIIRVQFIQDILTWYQRATGGTASTVLNSLETVSVQVEKVKRALPAEYVDPAINLFKRATAMLPRAAAHVGSRIAKRANVQTSFGSYIVYGIQRVAFRGKIESTNLFMTSLTFFYIFVVFTAILVILFKIGLELFAKLGWVKGDAFSEFRAGWITVLKGILYRVGLVGFPQVTVMCMWEFTQNDSPAEMALAVFFFFGLLATLLWAAWRVIRIARRSISLHRNPAYILFSDPQALNKWGFLYVPFRASGYYFIVPILFYIVIKGMFIAFAQANGTLQAIALLIIEAAALITASVMRPWMDKSTNTFNIAICAMNFLNAILLFLLTDVFDFPPLVIGVVGVVLWIANAIVCLILLLMLIITTTMTLLHNNPDTRYQSMNDDRTSFMKSNPQLHTQSELEALGVTARGESKLYTKSPLSFEDDDSALSSPSNPLNRPETADSNAGNPHFHSNRHSGRWSNDPSLMRDEPFVRHRPSGSIQTPSPMTDSASSLPGGQASTHSMVSEKKPHNTASPWQRGAGYEPTNN from the exons ATGAAGCTTTGGTCAGCACGACCGCTTGCGGTCCTCGCATCGCTCGCGACGTTGGTCGCCCCCTCTTTAGCTCGCGATAGGGAACTACATTCAAACTCGCTCGCCGCCTGCCAGGAAAACTCGGGCTTCACGGCCAGTCTCTTCgacgtcatcttcttccccgaCAATGGAAcagtcaacatcaacatgcTTGCCACCTCGTCCATTCAGGGCTACGTGGTTTTCGACATCCGTATCTTGGCTTACGGCTACCAAATCATGCACGAGGTTCTTGACCCGTGCAATATCGGCGTTGGCCTGGGCGGTTTGTGTCCCATGAATGCCGGCAAAATGGGCAATCCTTTCAGACTGGAGCTTGGCCCGGAGGTCAAGGATAGAATTCCAGGAATTGCCTACACATTCCCCGACTTGGATGCCACAGTTAAGGTCTATGTCAACATGACGGACGGAGAATTGGCTGGAGAAACCGTTGCCTGCATTGAGGCCAATGTCTCCAACGGCATGACTG TCGATCTTGTTGGTGTCAAATGGGCCACCTGGGCTGTTGTCTTCTTGGGCATCTTGTCCTCTGCCCTGCTTTCTGGTCTCGGATACGCTAACGCTGCCTCCCATGTGGCTTCCAACACGCTGTCGCTCTATGGCTACTTCCAGGCCCAGGCCATGATCGGTCTCTGTGGtgtccatcttcctcctgctGTGCGAGCTTGGACCCAGGATTTCGTATGGAGTATGGGTATTATCAGAGTCCAGTTCATCCAGGATATCCTCACATGGTATCAGCGGGCTACTGGTGGTACCGCGTCCACCGTGCTCAACTCGCTCGAGACCGTGTCCGTCCAGGTCGAGAAGGTGAAGCGTGCGCTACCGGCCGAATACGTCGATCCCGCTATCAACCTCTTCAAGCGGGCGACCGCCATGTTGCCTCGTGCCGCAGCTCATGTTGGCAGCAGAATTGCCAAGCGAGCCAACGTCCAGACTTCTTTCGGCAGTTACATTGTCTATGGTATCCAGCGAGTTGCGTTTCGCGGCAAGATCGAGTCAACCAACTTGTTCATGACCAGTTTGACTTTCTTCTACATTTTTGTGGTATTTACTGCCATCCTGGTCATTTTGTTCAAGATTGGACTAGAGCTCTTTGCcaagttgggttgggttaAAGGCGACGCCTTCTCCGAGTTCCGCGCGGGTTGGATTACTGTTCTCAAGG GTATCCTTTACAGAGTTGGACTTGTGGGGTTCCCTCAGGTTACGGTTATGTGCATGTGGGAGTTTACCCAAAATGACTCTCCTGCGGAAATGGCCCtcgccgtcttcttcttttttggtCTCTTGGCTACCCTTCTTTGGGCGGCCTGGAGGGTCATTCGGATTGCCCGCCGCTCCATCTCCCTTCACAGGAATCCCGCCTACATCCTGTTCTCGGACCCTCAGGCCTTGAACAAGTGGGGTTTCCTGTATGTGCCGTTCCGCGCTTCAGGTTACTACTTCATTGTGCCTATCCTCTTCTACATTGTCATCAAGGGCATGTTCATTGCCTTTGCTCAGGCCAATGGCACCCTTCAGGCTATCGCGCTTCTGATCATTGAAGCTGCGGCGCTCATTACCGCTTCCGTCATGCGCCCTTGGATGGACAAGAGCACCAACACGTTCAATATTGCCATTTGCGCCATGAACTTCCTCAACGccatcctccttttcctcttgaCGGACGTTTTCGACTTCCCGCCCTTGGTTATCGGTGTGGTGGGCGTGGTTCTCTGGATTGCCAACGCCATCGTTTGCTtgatcctccttctcatgCTGATCATTACCACCACGATGACGCTGCTCCACAACAACCCGGACACCCGCTACCAGTCCATGAACGACGACCGCACCTCCTTCATGAAGTCGAATCCGCAGCTGCACACTCAGTCGGAACTCGAGGCTCTGGGTGTCACGGCGCGTGGTGAGAGCAAGCTTTACACCAAGTCTCCCTTGAGCTTTGAGGATGACGATTCGGCCCTTTCGAGCCCAAGCAACCCGCTGAACCGTCCAGAGACGGCCGATTCCAACGCTGGTAACCCTCATTTCCACTCCAACAGGCATTCTGGGCGTTGGAGTAACGACCCGTCCCTCATGAGGGATGAGCCGTTTGTGCGACATAGGCCGAGCGGAAGCATTCAGACACCGAGTCCAATGACGGATTCGGCCTCGAGTCTGCCAGGAGGGCAAGCATCGACTCACTCGATGGTTTCAGAAAAGAAACCACACAACACAGCGAG TCCTTGGCAACGCGGTGCCGGATATgaaccaaccaacaactAG
- a CDS encoding secreted glucosidase, translated as MHFSAATATASLFAFFSLASAGAVPAYPGYKVIWSDEFTGDAGATPSRSKWNYALDTNTNNELQAYTTSNQNVQLSGGNTVQFVPRKDASGKWTSGRLESQATFTPSPNRTTLVEAAIRFGDASIFQKRGLWPAFWMLGDAIHHGTPWPHCGELDIMETVNGLMTGYGTVHCGGDVALGGPCNEPVGIPHTALLLDYGWHTWSLSIDRSNPGGDWRAEKISWMLDGQVFGTLTGAEINDEGVWATLARSPLFIILNLAVGGDWPGQPDANTADGYGNMMEVEYVAVMEA; from the exons ATGCATTTCTCTGctgccaccgccaccgcctccctcttcgccttcttctccctcgcctCGGCTGGTGCCGTTCCCGCCTACCCAGGCTACAAAGTCATCTGGTCCGACGAGTTCACTGGTGATGCCGGCGCTACCCCAAGCCGCTCCAAGTGGAACTACGCTCTTGA caccaacaccaacaacgaaCTCCAAGCCTACACCACCTCCAACCAAAACGTTCAACTCTCCGGCGGCAACACCGTCCAGTTCGTCCCCCGCAAGGACGCCTCCGGCAAATGGACCTCGGGCCGTCTCGAATCTCAAGCCACCTTCACCCCGTCGCCCAACCGCACCACCCTCGTCGAAGCCGCCATCCGCTTCGGCGACGCCTCCATCTTCCAAAAGCGCGGTCTCTGGCCCGCCTTCTGGATGCTCGGCGACGCCATCCACCACGGCACCCCGTGGCCGCACTGCGGCGAGCTCGACATCATGGAGACCGTCAACGGCCTGATGACGGGCTACGGCACCGTCCACTGCGGCGGCGACGTAGCCCTGGGTGGACCATGCAACGAGCCCGTGGGCATCCCGCATACCGCGCTTTTGCTGGATTACGGATGGCACACGTGGAGCTTGTCGATCGATCGCAGCAACCCCGGCGGCGATTGGCGGGCGGAGAAGATCAGTTGGATGTTGGACGGCCAGGTGTTTGGAACCCTGACGGGCGCGGAGATCAATGATGAGGGCGTGTGGGCGACGTTGGCGCGGAGTCCGCTGTTTATCATTTTGAACTTGGCGGTCGGGGGTGATTGGCCGGGCCAGCCGGATGCGAATACGGCGGATGGCTATGGGAATATGATGGAGGTGGAGTATGTGGCTGTTATGGAGGCTTAG
- the phy-2 gene encoding phytochrome-like histidine kinase 2 encodes MSQPIERVFPIRLSILESSAFLRNVSDADDLLSVVPVTQQLSNQHLSPPSSDGSRCEPLPSATDRQANPQDSSSAASSYNYTYPSSFNKGNGGDDSLLSETFEYALLADGSHGVIQKARRAFTTCDEEPIHIPGAIQSYGMLVALKLVDERVAGPSRYLPRICSENSAFVCHYQPSELLSLDSFYQVMPNFQRHLFDVQLRHIRQGYDSTKKEQEPVVFAFSFSDPDGRLIPCWCAAHYLGGDTDLFICEFELQDYSMHPLATPAMSDPGNPIDTLGSDHLDFATACSIQSKVQPAFPNPELISKGFDPSTSSVEVIGMATKIQTQFSEAATVPDLLETIVSIVKEVTRFHRVMVYQFDRDYNGTVVAELMDPKASNDVYRGLHFPASDIPPQARKLYMINKVRVLFDRSQRTSRLIGRDVSDMDVPLDLTHAYLRAMSPVHLKYLSNMGVRSSMSMSLESDGKLWGLIVCHSYGPAATRVPFSIRELSFFVGLAASTCLQKLLNSERLQAHRIIETLRGRGRPDECITSSSHELLNLFDCDCGFLVIEGEARTIGRLSSYIEAITLLKYLFFRGSRTILFSHNIGDDFKDLHFPSGFKAIAGVLYIPLSSTTDDCVVFYRKNQIREVHWAGRPSLAGKIGRLEPRNSFKKWTEVVDGTSKAWSIEHTNLAAMAQLLYGSFIQVWREKETAINDTRLKRLLLHDASHQVRNPLNAVINCLEIALEKHLDDGTKQVLTTSYTASKSLIYVIDDLLSLTGSITGSVPLLDEPFHLPNCLEEVLCPLRRLGQEKGIQLIMIPSTGPTQYVRGDPTSLQRSLSILVANAIQHTTSGQVVVKWYETAMNPENTVIHISITDTGPGFSERELDDMFQEFEQVPDEDFDEATSKPHAVRDNVLRVGVGLAFVARFVKQRNGQLKVKSTKGRGSTFTLEIPFAVSSHCSSIASRRRDASPLPVLTMPGPLTFGAGSSVPSDRSTFGTSRDSKPSPPIIRPGSSTADTSPRDFQTPSPHHYTVIVADDNMINVQILERRLTKLGHRVLVSRDGQECFNLFASNRSTVDFVLMDLNMPVVDGFASIRMIRDQEYSHPTPSRVVQCCGRTPIFAVSGMLRRGQEQQCKEAGFDGWMPKPVDMKRLVRCLAGGLDPNARRMCVYDEKRFELGGWFDAE; translated from the exons ATGTCACAGCCCATAGAACGAGTATTCCCCATACGCCTATCCATTCTTGAAAGTTCCGCCTTTCTTCGGAACGTATCCG ACGCAGATGATTTACTTTCCGTCGTTCCTGTTACTCAGCAGCTTTCCAATCAACATCTATCTCCGCCATCGTCCGATGGATCTCGTTGTGAACCGCTACCTTCAGCAACCGACCGGCAAGCCAATCCTCAAGACAGTTCATCAGCTGCatcttcttataattatacatACCCATCGTCGTTCAACAAAGGCAACGGCGGAGATGACTCGTTACTCTCCGAAACCTTCGAGTATGCGCTCCTGGCCGACGGATCTCATGGTGTCATCCAGAAAGCCCGCCGCGCATTTACTACTTGCGATGAGGAACCGATTCACATACCTGGCGCTATTCAGTCTTACGGCATGCTTGTTGCATTGAAGCTTGTCGATGAACGAGTTGCTGGACCTTCTAGATACCTACCCAGAATTTGCAGCGAAAACAGCGCTTTCGTTTGCCATTACCAGCCCTCCGAGCTCCTTTCTCTCGACAGCTTCTACCAGGTTATGCCCAACTTTCAGCGTCACTTGTTCGATGTCCAGCTACGCCACATCCGTCAAGGATACGATAGCACCAAGAAAGAACAGGAGCCTGTCGTCTTCGCTTTCTCGTTTTCCGATCCAGATGGCCGACTGATTCCGTGTTGGTGTGCCGCGCACTATCTAGGGGGAGACACTGATCTGTTCATATGCGAGTTCGAGTTGCAAG ATTACTCGATGCATCCGTTGGCGACTCCAGCAATGTCCGATCCGGGGAACCCTATCGACACTCTCGGTAGCGATCACTTGGATTTTGCCACAGCCTGCAGCATACAATCCAAGGTCCAACCGGCATTCCCAAATCCAGAGCTCATCTCCAAGGGCTTCGACCCAAGCACGTCCTCAGTGGAGGTTATTGGCATGGCTACAAAGATACAAACGCAGTTCTCCGAGGCAGCAACCGTGCCTGATCTCCTTGAGACCATTGTCTCGATAGTCAAGGAGGTCACCCGTTTCCACCGTGTGATGGTCTATCAGTTTGACCGGGATTATAACGGCACCGTCGTCGCTGAGCTCATGGATCCGAAAGCAAGCAATGATGTCTACAGGGGATTGCACTTTCCCGCAAGTGACATACCGCCGCAAGCCCGGAAGCTGTACATGATCAACAAGGTTCGCGTATTGTTTGATAGAAGCCAAAGGACCTCGAGACTCATTGGCAGAGACGTCAGTGATATGGACGTCCCACTCGATCTAACTCATGCTTACTTGCGCGCAATGTCACCTGTGCATCTCAAGTATCTATCCAATATGGGGGTAAGATcatccatgtccatgtctctCGAGTCTGACGGCAAGCTTTGGGGGCTCATCGTCTGCCACTCGTATGGACCGGCTGCAACTCGAGTGCCTTTCTCGATCCGAGAGCTATCATTCTTTGTTGGATTGGCGGCATCTACGTGCCTCCAAAAGCTGCTCAACTCCGAAAGGCTGCAGGCGCATCGAATTATCGAAACACTAAGAGGGAGAGGCAGGCCTGACGAGTGTATTACTTCTTCGTCCCACGAGCTACTTAACCTCTTCGATTGCGATTGTGGCTTTCTGGTCATCGAGGGAGAGGCAAGGACTATTGGACGGCTATCTTCCTATATCGAAGCCATAACGCTTCTCAAATATCTTTTCTTCAGGGGATCGCGCACGATACTGTTTTCACACAACATCGGAGATGACTTTAAAGATCTCCATTTCCCCTCCGGGTTCAAAGCCATCGCAGGCGTTCTCTACATACCTTTGTCCAGCACCACAGATGACTGTGTGGTATTTTACCGCAAGAACCAGATCCGAGAAGTACATTGGGCAGGGAGGCCTTCGTTGGCGGGTAAGATAGGCAGATTGGAGCCTCGAAACAGCTTCAAGAAATGGACAGAGGTAGTGGACGGCACGAGCAAGGCCTGGTCAATAGAACACA CCAATTTGGCAGCAATGGCTCAGCTGCTCTACGGCAGCTTCATACAGGtttggagggagaaggagacagCCATCAACGATACCCGACTTAAGCGACTACTCTTGCACGATGCATCACATCAAG TAAGAAATCCTTTAAATGCCGTCATAAACTGTCTTGAGATAGCCCTGGAGAAGCACCTGGATGATGGCACAAAGCAGGTCCTGACAACGTCATACACTGCATCAAAATCTCTGATTTATGTCATTGATGATCTTCTGAGCTTGACCGGTAGCATAACAGGATCCGTTCCATTGCTGGACGAACCATTCCATCTTCCAAATTGCTTGGAAGAGGTGCTGTGTCCCCTAAGGCGGCTTGGTCAGGAGAAGGGTATTCAACTTATCATGATCCCATCTACAGGGCCGACGCAGTATGTTCGGGGGGATCCAACAAGTCTACAACGAAGTCTATCCATTCTGGTCGCCAACGCTATCCAGCATACTACAAGCGGCCAAGTCGTTGTGAAATGGTATGAGACAGCTATGAACCCAGAAAATACCGTGATACACATCTCCATCACGGACACGGGGCCCGGTTTCTCGGAGCGTGAGCTGGATGACATGTTTCAGGAGTTTGAGCAGGTTCCCGATGAAGATTTCGACGAGGCAACTTCAAAACCGCATGCTGTCAGGGATAACGTGCTTCGCGTTGGCGTCGGATTGGCATTCGTAGCTCGTTTCGTGAAGCAGCGGAATGGACAACTGAAAGTGAAATCAACTAAGGGACGCGGATCGACCTTCACCCTCGAGATTCCATTTGCGGTATCATCCCACTGCTCATCGATAGCTTCACGTCGTCGGGATGCCTCTCCGTTGCCGGTGCTGACAATGCCTGGACCTTTGACATTCGGAGCGGGCAGCAGCGTTCCATCCGACCGAAGTACGTTTGGGACCTCGAGGGACTCGAAACCGTCTCCGCCAATTATACGCCCGGGCTCGAGCACAGCTGATACATCGCCAAGGGACTTTCAGACGCCGAGCCCTCATCACTACACTGTCATTGTGGCCGACGACAATATGATAAACGTGCAGATTCTGGAAAGACGTCTTACCAAGCTGGGCCATCGTGTCTTGGTCAGCCGCGATGGTCAAGAATGTTTCAACCTGTTTGCCTCGAATCGCTCGACTGTGGACTTTGTCCTCATGGACCTAAAC ATGCCAGTAGTAGACGGCTTCGCCTCCATTCGCATGATCCGAGATCAAGAGTACAGCCACCCCACGCCGTCGCGCGTCGTGCAGTGTTGCGGGAGGACTCCCATCTTTGCGGTGTCGGGCATGCTCCGTCGCGGTCAAGAGCAGCAATGCAAAGAAGCTGGGTTTGACGGCTGGATGCCTAAACCGGTGGACATGAAGCGGTTGGTTCGGTGTCTAGCTGGAGGGCTGGATCCCAATGCGAGAAGAATGTGTGTGTATGATGAGAAGAGGTTTGAGCTTGGTGGGTGGTTTGATGCCGAGTGA
- a CDS encoding oligosaccharide translocation protein RFT1, whose translation MADLKEPPGQTSPPPPPTTTTTTTTRALRGASLLILLQILSRALTFIANQILLRFLTASLLGVSTQLEVYYLSVIFFARESLRVAIQRQDTTTLSASLLSSSTSTPSETAKDGKDGAEKDTAAATQAVINLSHLSLLLSLPLAFLFGRLYLSSLSLSTLQSTPYLVPSLYLYGLAAILELLSEPCFAVMQIRFQFGVRAAAESVATFLRCAVTLGIAVWGARTGREMGTLPFAVGQCVYAVGLLAVYLWKGWKLSGREGFSLWPRRLLLLSGGEKKQQQQQQQQQQQQQREDGKGNGEAEGGKKQDLFVLGYFYRPTLDLASSMMAQSVVKHILTQGDTFLVSILSTPTAQGVYALANNYGGLLARLVFQPVEESSRSYFSRLLADSSTSPSSKPSSPSSKPSSKPSSTALHQASSSLTTLLKSYLLLSLPLLVFGPPASSPLLTLIAGRRWTSGPSSSSSSSGSTTTVPVDSAPATLSLYMYYIPLLALNGILEAFVSSVASEAQVHRQSLFMTFFSLVFAGTGYLTLKVWGMGARGLVVANAVNMACRIVWCWGFVGRWFAERSGTGDGKVGEKGGKKDGEEDEKEKEKEKVRFGVLDVLPKPGAVAAAVVARSVVGRVVGASQEEVVMGAKEAVWELFKIAGVAVPFVVAVAIAERDFLLSGYRALQGKRQQQQQKS comes from the exons ATGGCCGACCTCAAAGAACCACCCGGACAaacgtcaccaccaccaccaccgacaacaacaaccaccaccaccacgcgTGCCCTTCGCGgcgcctccctcctcatcctcctgcaAATCCTTTCCCGCGCCCTGACCTTCATCGCCAACCAAATCCTACTACGCTTCCTAACCGCCTCTTTGCTAGGCGTCTCCACCCAGCTAGAAGTATACTACCTCtccgtcatcttcttcgctCGCGAATCCCTCAGGGTAGCCATCCAGCGCCAAGACACCACCACTCTATCCGCCTCTCTTCTATcctcttctacctctaccccttCCGAAACCGCCAAAGATGGGAAAGATGGAGCCGAAAAAGATACAGCAGCTGCCACACAAGCAGTAATCAACCTCTCccacctctccctcctcctctccctaccccttgccttcctcttcggccgtctctacctctcctctctctctctttccacCCTCCAATCCACTCCTTATCTGGTACCCAGTCTGTATCTGTACGGTCTGGCCGCCATTTTAGAGTTGCTATCGGAGCCCTGCTTCGCCGTGATGCAGATCCGCTTCCAGTTCGGCGTGCGCGCCGCAGCCGAAAGCGTCGCTACCTTTTTGCGGTGCGCCGTCACCTTGGGGATAGCGGTCTGGGGGGCGCGAACGGGACGGGAGATGGGGACGTTGCCGTTTGCCGTTGGGCAGTGCGTCTACGCGGTGGGGTTGTTGGCGGTTTATTTGTGGAAGGGGTGGAAACTTTCGGGCAGGGAAGGGTTCTCGCTGTGGCCGAGgcggttgttgttattgtctGGAggtgagaagaagcagcagcagcagcagcagcagcagcagcagcagcagcagcgggaggATGGCAAGGGGAACGGAGAGGCggagggaggaaagaaaCAGGACTTGTTCGTCCTAGGATACTTCTACCGCCCTACTCTCGACCTAGCCTCCAGCATGATGGCCCAAAGCGTCGTCAAGCACATCCTCACTCAAGGCGACACTTTTCTCGTTAGCATCTTGTCTACGCCCACGGCACAGGGGGTTTACGCTTTGGCGAATAATTATGGTGGGTTGTTAGCCAGATTGGTATTCCAGCCCGTGGAAGAAAGCAGTAGGAGTTACTTTAGTCGGTTACTGGCTGATTCTTccacctctccctcctcaaaaccctcctctccctcctccaaaccCTCCTCCAAACCCTCATCAACAGCCCTCCACCAAGCCTCTTCCTcactcaccaccctcctaAAATCCTAccttctcctctccctccccctgCTCGTCTTTGGCCCCCCCGcctcttccccccttttgACCCTCATCGCCGGCCGCCGCTGGACTTCCggtccctcctcttcctcttcctcttccggttccaccaccacagtcCCAGTCGACAGCGCCCCCGCCACCCTCTCCCTCTACATGTACTACATCCCCCTGCTCGCGCTCAACGGAATCCTCGAAGCGTTTGTCTCGTCCGTGGCGTCCGAAGCACAAGTCCATCGACAATCGCTGTTCATGACGTTCTTCAGTCTTGTCTTTGCGGGCACGGGGTACTTGACGCTCAAGGTGTGGGGGATGGGCGCGAGGGGCCTGGTGGTGGCGAATGCGGTGAATATGGCGTGTCGGATTGTGTGGTGTTGGGGGTTTGTTGGGCGGTGGTTTGCTGAAAGAAGTGGGACTGGGGATGGGAAGGTGGGAGAgaaaggggggaagaaggacggggaagaggatgagaaagaaaaagaaaaagaaaaagtcaGGTTCGGCGTGTTGGACGTCTTGCCTAAGCCGGGAGCGGTGGCGGCTGCGGTTGTGGCTAGGAGTGTTGTTGGACGGGTTGTGGGAGCCAGTcaagaggaggtggtgatgggtgcCAAAGAGGCGGTTTGGGAGTTGTTCAAGATTGCAGGGGTGGCGGTgccttttgttgttgctgt GGCCATCGCCGAAAGAGACTTCTTGTTGAGCGGGTATCGCGCCCTTCAGGGTAagagacaacaacaacaacaaaagtcCTGA